The Gambusia affinis linkage group LG05, SWU_Gaff_1.0, whole genome shotgun sequence region GGTGTGCAGCATATACACCACGAACACTCCCAGCAGCAGCTTAGCGACGGAGCTCCTCTTGCCTCCGCTCTCTGCAGGTTTGGAGTAACAGGATGGGAACATAGTGGAAACAATGGCTTTTGACACCAAGAGAAAAGGGCGCAAAGTGTCACGGCGTCAAAAAACACAATCCGCACGACTTCCTCCCGACTCGCAGCATCCTTCCGGTTAGGTCTGCATCCAGCTGACCTGGGGATGCTGATGCTTCGCGCCTGCGCACACGCTCCCGTAACAAGTCGAATCTGAGAGATAAAGCTcgtaaacacacaaataaatttgtCAATTTCATTTATGCGACATTTTTTCCACCCCGGATGTAGCTAACCTTTGTTTCTTCCTCACAGACGTTTTGTTTGAAACACCGCTCACACGTGAACAACTTTGAGGCTAAACCTAAGCCTCATTTAGACACGAATCACAGCTATACAATTATTTAGACGTAGGTAATTTGCTAAAATCAAGTAAAGCTGTACTCTTAAAAATTTGGCTCATGTGAGTGCTGACAGTGGTAAATATCACTATGGGTGAAAGTAGGCTGGTACGGTCGGGTACTGCGCACCCCTAAAAGATTTAGCGGGGGTACGCAGTACCTGCAAGAGAGGGGAGCGGCTGTCTACTGTAAAAAAATCAAGGGGTGCACTGTGCAGCCGTGAGTGGCACCCACTAATAAGCCGTGATTGATTAGTTTTTCAAGAACAATCTAAAACACGACTTAATCAGTTAATAAATAGCCCTTTTCTCCCCATTTCACATTGTTTCTGAACTGTTCGTGCTTTGTTAGAACAGGGTTGCTCAATACGTCGATCGCGGAATGTTTTGAGTCGATCTCGGCATTAGGTAACAAACTGAACACCGCGAGAACTGAGACCACCACATCCTCCTCTGACTCCCTAATCAAAACGTTCGTAATTTTATTAAGAATCAACGAAACGCGTTCAAATTAATGAccatacaaaaataataataaaaatattgaggTTGATGAGACTTTCtccaaaatgaaaacctttttcaaTCTTTACGGTTCCACTGTTGAACATGAGGCTCTAACATTCACAAATGACATTGAAATAAATTCCAGTCATCTCGTGGTGTCAATATTGCCCTCCAAGAATTGCAAACTACTCCCACCCCTGGAAataatatttggttttaaacgAAATATGCTAAAATCTGAGTAACAGCGACTACAGAGTGATTGTCTTCAGCAGAGACGATCTTTGCACCACAATGCACTCCGCGGTGCATTGTGGAGGGTGCTCTTGCTCCTGTCCTCCGGTCCTGCTAGCTTGGAGGAGGGGTTGTTTTCTGGGAGACGTAGCCTTAAGTTTTCAGTCTAGAGAGCCGATAGTAAGCGGCATGTGTCCAGCTTATCTTCCTGGAGGTTTTGTATATTCTCAGAACGGACAAAAGGTACATACGAAGAGTTAGCAGGAACAAGCGGAAGTCCAGAGCACATCGTGAAAACATTGAGAGGAAGGTTTAACCAGTTCAACTAGTACAGAGAGACTGCTGAAAAGTACACTAACTGAGTTCAATCTAAAGTTATTGCTACGACTTTCCTCTCTTGTTGCTTCCCGCGGGCCTACAGGCTCATACAGGTTTGAACAACTCATGAGATGACGCAAGTATTTTCATTACTCTTTTTCTAAGGAGGCTCATGCTGCCCTGTGTGTATTTCTCCAGTAACATTTTTCAGCCTCCTTCAATCTATGTTTGGTTGTGATGGAGGTAACGTTGCACCgactgctgctgtttgctgGCTGCATGAACTCTTCCAGGATGTCATCTGTTAGAAAACGAGTTTTCAGCTCCTGCTGCTCACTATTTGGTGGGGGTCAAACTCTGATCCTCTTCAATGGACCCACAGTTGCACACCAGCTGAGGCAAGCTGGTAGTAGAAAGGCGGGCTTGCTcagcaggagctgcagggatATTGACTCTACTTCCACATGTTATCAGAGGCCAATGTTATTAAGAAGTCTGCATAGGAGGTGTCAGTCTGCTGGGCTCACGAAGGACATCCTGCTGCCAGGAGGAGCAGCCTGTGCTGGTAAGATTAGTTTAAATCCCTTTGGTTACAGGTAACTGAGACACTTTTGTTAAGTCTAAGGAGTCTTGTAGCTGGTATTAGTTTAAAAGCATGTTTTGCTATGTAGAtcttaggtttttttgttttttatgttttattagaatttcaTTTGCTTTCTTACCTTTTGTCCATCCAGGTGTCCggctttatttttcagtttgtgacttgaaaataaagaaagggaGCTATACatggacaaacagaaaaagtgtcaGGCTTTATGGAACTATTCACAACATATGACTACTGTCTGGTGGTTAtgtatttgagaaaaaataaataaatgcagagtTGATCATCTCATATACAGCTAGTTTCCAACTTTTAGTTCTTCAGGAATCACCTCATTGTAGCTTGGACACTGTGTGTCTGCTAACTGTGctatgtttgggttttttatggATACAACTGAAGAGATGGAAACAATTGGGTGTTTGTGACAGACTGGTGCTAGCAACTTTTCCTGTTTATTGTCAATACTACTGGGAAAATGTTGATTATAAAACACTAGTTATCAAACTGAGTATGAACTGATTCATGGTGGGTTGAGGATGTCCTGAGACAGAAACCTCCTTATATATGTAGTGGGTGACCACCACCCAGTATGTCGCCagtatttcaacattttagtcaaaaaagaaagtatttaattcttctttgttttgaaaaaatgtgATCCTTTTTAGATTCTGTTTATCAAAGGTCATGTTTTGTTACTGCCATGATTGAAAAGACATCAGCATATTGTTGCATGGTTATAGCCAAAGAATGACAAATGTGTTGCCTTTAAAGTGTAGTTGTGTTTGGCTTTTCTTTTGCCAGTGTCCGCTGTGCGCAGCCGAGTGACCGATGCCCCTCTGTCCACTGTGTCTCCAACCTTCAATGTGGTGAGATAATCAACTCCGAAGAGTTGTGTAACTGGTATTACTGCTGTTGGTTATGTTTCACTGGTAAACTTGATGTTatgatgctttaaaaaaaaaaacactcagactATTGGATTTCACAGATATTGGACTTACACAAGACCTTGAAGTTGCATACGTTCAGTGGTGAAATAGATTTAAATGTCTGTTTACATCCGGGCTTCAGAATGTCATTAATGAGTTTTATGTCCCATTTATTTAACAGATGAAGTTTGATCCGGATGGAAATGTGACATCATTTGGTAAGTGTTAGAAAATCTCTGCAACAAAGACTGATGATTGGTGTGTAGATTTGTAGCATTCATACGTCATTTAAATATACCAACTGTACACACTTCTTAAgccagaaacacaaaattttttGTGGGTGTGTTATCCACAAAATtctacattttgtgttttattgaggttttatgtgataaatcaaTGTAGTGTACAGTTGTAAGTTGGAAGGAAAATTTGTCAGCACCTTATAGAGGGCTAGATCTGCTTCCCTGCTCCATATTCTCCTTTCCCAGCCTGTCAGGATGTCCCATGGCAGAAAGCTTCTTTATGAAATGACCAGTTTCTTTCAATGGTTTGCAAGAaactatattttagtttatttgagTATATCTGCATATTACACTTCAGATTACTTAATATGAAATTTAACCACGCAAactcttgtttttcctcatttgctctactttgtgtttatttccgTGTAAAATCCCAACATGTGAAACCGTTTACGAAGCATAGAAATGTTGCAAAAGGTGTAACATGTTGATAACAGACATTTCTCCtgtgatgcatttttattttccagaaaagaagaagacagaacTTTACCAGGAGCTTCAGCTTCAGGCCAGAGACCTTCGCTTCCAACACAGCACCAGCCTCAGCACCAGAAACAACTGCATCATCATACGAATGGACGTATGTTCTCTTCCTTATTTCTAGACATTCTCTTTCTAATTATGttcatcagaaaacagaaaagtaaatgaGACATACTGTAAATAGATTTATCAGTGTTAGGCTGCCCAAACAGGTGCAGTTTGACAGATAAACATCAAGAGCGATGGTTGATCAGCACTCTTTAGCTCAAGAGTGCAAActgtccactagagggcaggATTGAGAAGAAGAAGTAGCAAAGGTCCTCATTTTACAGAGTTTTCCCTGAAGCTCATCTTTCATCTCAACAATTTCAACATGGAGGTGGCAGCTGTCGCAGCTGAGGAAAAAAGCAGATCCaagttatttaaatatgatCGAAACTAACACCTCAGTAAGAAACTTGTTCTAGATAAATATCTGTTCTCACGTGTCCTTTTTTGCTCCGGTTCGAAACGCTCCACACACGCAGCATGGTCCTGACAATCGTCCACACAATCAGGGCATTCCTCGCAGGTCGCACCGACATACGGAGGAATACAATCACACTTTCCACATTCACACACCCCTCTGCCGTTGCACAGCATTTGGTTTTTGGCCAAACAGGAAGCGGTTTCCAtggagcagctgcaggcgctgtgGATCCACTCACTGTCACACAAACACCTcccacattcacacctcccatTGCCTCCGCAGAGTCTGGTAAATAGAAATGTTTCAACGTCAGTGTTTTTGGTATCGGTTCTAAAATTACAGTGGCAGCCACACTTGTTTTCAgtcctggtaaagatgtgtaaaaacaaaacaaactttaaaataaggCCTCATCTCATGGTGAGAAATAGAGAGAAATACACTACTCAGCTTGGCGCAATGTAGTCTGTGGCCAAAGCACAGCTTGTTAAACAGCTATTTATCCCTCAATCTGACGAGAGCTGCAAAACCTTCATGACCTTTTAAAGAATGAATCacctttcatattttttatatgtctACTGAatgaaattagtttattttatagcTAATTAAAAGGACCAGAAGTTAATTTCTCCTGTTgggttttaaaacaatgaagACCATCACACAGTAACGAAGAAAGAATGATTTTCTGATGAGACCTTTTCtatatttgtagaaaattaaGGGAAAAAAGATTTCGGCGCAACGATCATTCTTTCCTCCCTTGTACAACGACTATTAATCTGTTGTAGAAACTCTTTAGCTGACATGCCAtgataagagaaaaaaactccTACAATGTAAAAACGCAGCTCAGTTTAAGCCACTGTGCATGACTTGCAGGCTTCAGGCTGCAGACCCCTGTGgtgactggttgtttttttgtcctacctgaaaatttagattttcacTAAGAAAAACTACAGGTGAGTTTGGGGTGAAGGAAAGAGTGAAACTGTAGAAAACGCCTCAAGGGAGGGGTGGAGGATCCGTTTATAATCCCAAAGCTCTGATGACCTTGTTAAAGTCCATGACATTATGAGCAGTTTAAAGTAccattcagttttaaatgaaaacctgGTGGTCTCCAACAGGAAGCTGTTCATGGGGCATcgtacagatttttttttttaaagaaaaacgaTCAAAGTAAATCTTGCGAAATCAACCAAAATGGTTCATCAGACACAAAATGGTCATCACAGTTTACAAATCTAAACCAATCGGAGAACTTTTTAGGTGACCTGAGGAGAAGATGTAATAAGAGAGGAGTCAGGACAGAGGATGATCTAGTGAGACTGTTCAAAGAGCAGTAGTAACCCGCCTGGCTCCCTCTGTACTCTCCAACCTTGGAAAATGTTATAGGAGATAATCCTGTAACATCCTGTAGGCAAAAGGTTGAGCAAAGTATTGATTGCAGggggattttattaaaaacaatcacaTACTGAAGttaaaattagtatttttctatcattttcaGCTTGAGTTTATGACACAGTGGTAAAATATCaccatatttgtttttcctttttgcacatctttatcAGGAATGCAttgaaaatgttgtgtttgaTACTGATGAAAAGTAGacctttgtgattttttttttcttgtggtaCTGTACCTGTTGTTATGGCGTGGACAGTCAAAGTTGCTGCATTCACAGTATCGTCCACTGTACGTCTCTTTTGGATCTGCCCGCCTGTTGCACTCACAGAAACCCTCCACACAGGTGCCCCTGCCGCTGCAGACTGGGGCGTTTGGGCCCCTGCGGCACAGATCTTCATATTGTGGTGAGATGGAGTCGCCATTCATCTGGCATTGTTTCCCAAAATAAGGCACATAGCACTCACATTGGCCACAGACCAGAGTCCCATGGCCGCTGCAGTCAGGGCTGTTTTCCTCATGGCTTCCAGTGCAGTTACACTCACCTGTGGGAAGCAATATTAATtcagtaacaaaacattttttttaccaggAGATGCTTTCTGACGGCTTACATAGCAATGTTATCTCAAGCCTGAGGCTCACTGAAAACCCTCTGGGTGTGATACGAATGGACCAGGGTCCAGTTGTGTTCTGGTTTGAGATTCCACTCTTACTGGGACACTGGGCAGCTTCCACACTCACCTACATTGATAAATAGCTATGACTATTGTTAAACTGTCCTCAGCCCATTATTCTGCAGTACCTTTCTGACCTGTAAGAGTTGCGGGTTTCCTTTGGTTATGCTGCTGAATGTGACATGAACTCCAGCTGGTACATTGCTGAGGTCCATAATCGGCTCTTGTGTAGGGTGGTCTGTTGCTTTGGAGATAGTGAGAGGAAAGGACTCGCTAACTCCTGGCCTTAGGTGGAGGGTGACCTCCTGGGGATGCAGGTTCAAGGCTTCGTCATCTGCTGGGTCAGCCCTGCAGGAAATCATTTGTCAGAACATAAGAGGCGCCTTCTGGAAGTAATCATTCTATTATTCTTGGATGAAAAATGATGCTTTCAAAATGTTGAGAAATGTGGTATGCCTTTGTATTCACTGTAATATTGTCTGAtactcataaataaatatagtataaccaattgccttcagaagtccaAGTGTCCACGCATGTGTAATCTCAGTATATGTacaactgttctgtgaaggcctccaatagtcagatgagaccaaagctAATCCTTTGACCCACATGCACAACTGCGTTCTGGGAAAGTGTACTTTACTCTGAATGTAATATGGCCCCGGTGgcacatggtggtggcagtgtctTATTTtcaggagggaaagaaaagttGATCATTTGACTAGAGGATAAATGGAGCTAAATGGAAGACAGTCTTGCACGAAAAATAATCATGTTTGAGTCTGGAAAAGACAGAACTGCAATGGGAACGTTTAGATCAAACCATAGTGATATGGTAAGATGGCCCAGTGACGGGTCAGAACTAAATACCACAGAGAATTTTCGGCACGCATTCGgtttgactgagcttgagctgttttgcatAGAAAAATATGGAATAATTTTAATGTCTAGATGTAGAAAAACTGGTATTGACAAACACTAAGAGCAACCAGAAAAAAGTGGGACAAATGCAAATTCACACCACActgttcagattttaattttaattttccataTTCTGTAGCTACGCTTTATGTTAATTCATCACACAACATCtaaataaagtacattaaagtttttgattgtattgaaaaaaaacactaaaaggtaactagatttttttagactgcagaaaattttttaaacagtcacaatttttctgatcagatttttatttattgttttatcaacATGAAGCCTGTGGTTTAGTTTATTTCAGCTTATATTGCTCTTCCTAGTAAGTTTTGTCAGTgcaaaataacatgaaaactaTTGGAACAAGTGGAAAGCTATAAAAGGAAGTCATTTTTGCTTCTACCTGTGCACCCATTAACATTTAACCCAATTAAAGTTGCTTATGGTTATTGTATAAGTTAGGACACTTACCCACTATAATTTTTTACCACCTGGATGCTGCCAGAGGGGTTATATAAGTGTCTCCCATGACAGCCAGTGCTCCGCAGCTTTTCTGTTGTCGCACAACGAATGTGAGCTTGAGGGGAGTTGCACCAAGCACAGCCAGAGCCGGCCTGGATGCACTCATCGCAGCTTGAGGCGGACTGGAGACACCTTTGTTCCTGGGCCCAGTTCAGACAGAACAACAGCCAAAGATACAGCAGCTTCACAACCATCCTGCAGCCATGGGAAATTGTTGGATAATAACCTTTCAACTGCAAGGCTAACATagatgaaaataacaaaagttgTGATACAACACCTTGTTCTTTACCTGATGTGTTGACAGCCCTCAGCGCTTTGTCAGTCATCAGATCTACTTCTGCAGAGTGTGGTACACCGATATGCTGCCCGCAAACATCCCCAGCCCTGAACACCGACCTATAGAGGATCAGTCAGATTTTATTGATCTGGCTGCTCggtgaaaatatttacagatcaGAGTCAACTCTTGAAAGGACAGACTTTAAAACACGCATGTGGCCAGACTACAACTCATCCACAACATGCAGTTAAAATcgcttttaaaaaacaacaaaaaaagtgtctttATCTTATGTAATAACATTGCaagttttaattcattcaaaGTATTATCTTTTCAGTCTTTGAAAGTTATCCTGACCCAAGAGTCGCTTCTGGTGCTGGATTATCGTGGTTTGAATCTGGAACGCTGGCTGGTCCTGGAGCTCGCCCCTCAGCTAGCATTGCAGACGCACTCTCTGCCCTTTGAGTTTAGAGCACTGGAGGCCATCCTGCAGCACAAGGTTCCACACGCTTTACGCTCTCATTCAAAATAACAGGAACcatgtgtttgtgcgtgtgtccTCATAGACCTGTGTCAACAGGTAAACACGTTGCAAACTCGGTTGAACGATGTCGAGCCGAGCATACTGGACACCTTGGAGTCGCTCGTGGATCCTAAAATCGTTTCTGCGGATAGAAGTAAGCTGCATATTCTGCTGCAGAACAGCAAGAGGTAAAGAGCACAATCAGATGGCAGAGTAGGACCCAAAACATTGagtcatttcatgttttaactTGACTTATTATCTTCTGTCTGGCAGCTTATCGGAGTTGGAAACAGACATTAAAGTTTTCAAGGAGTCCTTGCTGAAAATCCTAGACGAGGATGCAATGATTGAGCAATTGTGTCTCTCCAGATGGACAGATCCAAGGATTTTGTATGTTCTTGTGCaatttcatttgtgtttctaaaTGCTGAAATCAATTTCTGAGAGTTCTTAAAGGACAGTTGTAGTTGTAgtttctgtgaaaagaaaaagaaaaaaacaacaacacttcgATCAATCGCAAACGGTCAAAGTTGGCTTTTCACTCTTTTCACACAGCATCAGGAATCAAGTCTATTTAATtggatgt contains the following coding sequences:
- the LOC122831783 gene encoding integrin beta-1-like isoform X1; its protein translation is MVVKLLYLWLLFCLNWAQEQRCLQSASSCDECIQAGSGCAWCNSPQAHIRCATTEKLRSTGCHGRHLYNPSGSIQVVKNYSGADPADDEALNLHPQEVTLHLRPGVSESFPLTISKATDHPTQEPIMDLSNVPAGVHVTFSSITKGNPQLLQVSVEAAQCPSKSGISNQNTTGPWSIRITPRGFSVSLRLEITLLCECNCTGSHEENSPDCSGHGTLVCGQCECYVPYFGKQCQMNGDSISPQYEDLCRRGPNAPVCSGRGTCVEGFCECNRRADPKETYSGRYCECSNFDCPRHNNRLCGGNGRCECGRCLCDSEWIHSACSCSMETASCLAKNQMLCNGRGVCECGKCDCIPPYVGATCEECPDCVDDCQDHAACVERFEPEQKRTRENRYLSRTSFLLRC
- the mrs2 gene encoding magnesium transporter MRS2 homolog, mitochondrial, which gives rise to MEVTLHRLLLFAGCMNSSRMSSVRKRVFSSCCSLFGGGQTLILFNGPTVAHQLRQAGSRKAGLLSRSCRDIDSTSTCYQRPMLLRSLHRRCQSAGLTKDILLPGGAACAVSAVRSRVTDAPLSTVSPTFNVMKFDPDGNVTSFEKKKTELYQELQLQARDLRFQHSTSLSTRNNCIIIRMDSLKVILTQESLLVLDYRGLNLERWLVLELAPQLALQTHSLPFEFRALEAILQHKVNTLQTRLNDVEPSILDTLESLVDPKIVSADRSKLHILLQNSKSLSELETDIKVFKESLLKILDEDAMIEQLCLSRWTDPRIFEESSLGIDHCEEMELLLENYYMQAEKLANKTRELKGLIDDSESVIFINLDSHRNVMMRLNLQLTMGSFSLTLFGLIGVAFGMNLTTAFEDDPRAFWLVTGFMFLGSGLIWRRLLSFLGRHLHPSGPSLIPSIWKKI
- the LOC122831783 gene encoding integrin beta-1-like isoform X2; amino-acid sequence: MVVKLLYLWLLFCLNWAQEQRCLQSASSCDECIQAGSGCAWCNSPQAHIRCATTEKLRSTGCHGRHLYNPSGSIQVVKNYSGADPADDEALNLHPQEVTLHLRPGVSESFPLTISKATDHPTQEPIMDLSNVPAGVHVTFSSITKGNPQLLQVSVEAAQCPSKSGISNQNTTGPWSIRITPRGFSVSLRLEITLLCECNCTGSHEENSPDCSGHGTLVCGQCECYVPYFGKQCQMNGDSISPQYEDLCRRGPNAPVCSGRGTCVEGFCECNRRADPKETYSGRYCECSNFDCPRHNNRLCGGNGRCECGRCLCDSEWIHSACSCSMETASCLAKNQMLCNGRGVCECGKCDCIPPYVGATCEECPDCVDDCQDHAACVERFEPEQKRTPATAATSMLKLLR